A window of the Lycium ferocissimum isolate CSIRO_LF1 unplaced genomic scaffold, AGI_CSIRO_Lferr_CH_V1 ctg8332, whole genome shotgun sequence genome harbors these coding sequences:
- the LOC132045865 gene encoding secreted RxLR effector protein 78-like has protein sequence MDATLIASECVDSRLRGEHPGIMCKLDIEKAYDHVNWDFLLNILKQMGFGERWLKWIGFCIKTVRFSILVNGEPAGFFPSVRGLRQGDPLSPFHFILAMEGFNSTMRVAIQNSWLKGFRIGNQACEEMQICHLLYADDTVIFCEAKAEQLRFIRLILVVFEGVSGLALNWRKSSIFPIKEVRQIRSLANILGCKI, from the coding sequence ATGGATGCAACACTCATAGCTAGTGAATGTGTGGACTCTAGACTCAGAGGTGAACATCCAGGGATCATGTGTAAGCTAGATATAGAGAAAGCTTATGACCATGTTAATTGGGACTTTCTTCTCAATATTCTCAAACAAATGGGTTTTGGTGAGAGGTGGTTGAAGTGGATTGGTTTTTGCATTAAAACTGTCAGGTTCTCAATTCTGGTTAATGGAGAACCTGCTGGTTTTTTTCCCTCAGTAAGAGGACTCAGACAGGGAGATCCTCTTTCTCCGTTTCACTTCATATTAGCCATGGAAGGCTTCAACAGTACGATGAGGGTGGCTATCCAAAATAGTTGGTTAAAAGGTTTCAGGATAGGCAACCAAGCATGTGAGGAGATGCAGATTTGTCACTTGCTTTATGCAGATGACACTGTTATTTTCTGTGAAGCTAAGGCAGAACAACTTAGATTTATcagattgattttggtggtttTCGAGGGTGTTTCTGGTTTAGCTCTTAATTGGAGGAAGAGCAGTATTTTCCCTATTAAAGAAGTCCGACAAATACGAAGTCTGGCCAACATTCTGGGATGTAAAATTTAG
- the LOC132045864 gene encoding uncharacterized protein LOC132045864 has protein sequence MGFNPRIQLSIFLLCLSFNLYTCTNTTVYQILTKYNLPQGLLPNSVKSYSLSKDGTFEVVLGKPCYVQFEYLVYYAEKISGKLSIGSITDLDGIQVKRFFLWLNVNEIRVDLPSSGSIYFQVGIISKKLDVKQFETVHACRDNALALCGTSLRQVIFKFHLFGWFFVFFN, from the coding sequence atgggtTTCAATCCAAGAATCCAACTGTCTATTTTCCTACTGTGCCTATCTTTCAATCTATACACTTGTACCAACACAACAGTATACCAAATCCTCACAAAATACAATCTTCCACAAGGGCTTTTACCAAACTCAGTAAAATCATACTCTCTTTCCAAAGATGGCACTTTTGAAGTTGTTCTTGGAAAGCCTTGTTATGTTCAGTTTGAATACTTAGTTTATTATGCTGAGAAGATTAGTGGGAAGTTAAGTATTGGGTCGATTACTGACTTAGATGGAATTCAAGTTAAGAGATTCTTTCTTTGGTTAAATGTGAATGAGATTAGAGTGGATTTACCATCATCCGGTAGTATTTACTTTCAAGTTGGGATTATTAGTAAGAAGCTTGATGTGAAACAGTTTGAAACTGTTCATGCTTGTCGGGATAATGCTTTGGCCTTGTGTGGAACATCTCTTAGACAGGTTATTTTCAAGTTTCATCTGTTTGGTtggttttttgttttcttcaattGA
- the LOC132045867 gene encoding uncharacterized protein LOC132045867, translating to MVGGDTFRCFRKKWWDSGDVRQKILERRAGGGCAVYASCDIIIRRELWLELTSIRSLCDGPWVVCGDVNVTRYPNERSECQRITGAMTEFTDWINEMELFDPPLFGGSFTWRRGDNHMTASRIDRFVYSHQWEELFTQIKQDLLPRLYSDHNPIMLSCRDLSLKKSYFKFEQWWMGAEGFRDKVKEWWISFSVTGTGSFILATKLKMLKDNLKVWGLENMNNWKQKKEDVLHQLSSLEEVQEQRILTEDELLQKIHLSMEFEEIS from the exons ATGGTTGGGGGAGATACATTTAGATGCTTTAGGAAGAAGTGGTGGGATAGTGGTGACGTGAGACAAAAGATTTTGGAAAGGAGAGCTGGTGGAGGCTG TGCAGTCTATGCATCGTGTGATATTATTATCAGAAGAGAGCTTTGGTTGGAATTGACTTCTATAAGGAGTTTATGTGATGGGCCATGGGTGGTTTGTGGTGATGTCAATGTCACAAGATATCCCAATGAGAGGTCAGAATGTCAAAGAATCACAGGGGCCATGACTGAATTCACTGACTGGATAAATGAGATGGAGCTCTTTGATCCTCCTTTGTTTGGAGGATCCTTCACTTGGAGAAGGGGTGATAATCATATGACAGCTTCCCGGATAGATAGATTCGTATATTCTCATCAGTGGGAGGAACTCTTTACACAGATCAAGCAAGATCTTCTGCCTAGACTATACTCAGATCATAATCCTATAATGCTATCTTGTAGAGATTTAAGTTTGAAGAAATCTTACTTCAAATTTGAACAATGGTGGATGGGAGCGGAAGGATTCAGAGACAAGGTCAAGGAATGGTGGATTTCTTTTAGTGTAACTGGAACAGGTTCATTTATTCTGGCCACAAAATTGAAGATGTTGAAAGATAATCTGAAGGTATGGGGTTTGGAGAACATGAACAATTGGAAACAGAAAAAGGAGGATGTCTTGCACCAGTTATCAAGTCTAGAAGAGGTCCAGGAGCAGAGAATCCTAACTGAGGATGAACTTCTCCAAAAAATCCACTTATCCATGGAATTCGAGGAAATATCCTGA